A window from Peromyscus eremicus chromosome 1, PerEre_H2_v1, whole genome shotgun sequence encodes these proteins:
- the LOC131906918 gene encoding olfactory receptor 1S1-like yields MNQGNQTTISEFILLGLSNQAEKQKLIFVLFLSMYLVSVVGNGLIILAIGLDIHLHTPMYLFLANLSFADISSSSTSVPKMLMNIQTKSQSISYESCITQMYFSIVFVVVDNFLLGVMAYDRFVAICHPLNYTIIMHSRFCLFLTVCPWVLSNIVALTHTLLANQLVFCNHNTIQHFFCDLAPLLKLSCSDAMINELVKFIVGLSVITFPFVLILFSYVCIIRDVLRISSTEGKWKAFSTCGSHLTVVILFYGTIVGVYFFPSSTHPEDTDKIGAVLFTVVTPMMNPFIYSLRNKDMKSALSKLINKRHFLPLML; encoded by the coding sequence ATGAATCAAGGAAACCAGACCACCATCTCTGAATTCATCCTCCTTGGTCTCTCCAACCAGGCTGAGAAGCAGAAACTCAtctttgtgcttttcctgagtATGTACCTGGTCTCTGTGGTTGGAAACGGGCTTATAATTTTGGCCATTGGATTGGATATACATCTTCACACACCCATGTATCTCTTCCTTGCCAACCTATCATTTGCTGATATTTCCTCCTCTTCTACCTCAGTCCCCAAAATGCTGATGAATATTCAGACCAAAAGTCAATCCATCTCGTATGAGAGCTGCATCACACAGATGTATTTTTCTATTGTATTTGTTGTCGTtgataattttcttttgggggtcaTGGCTTATGATCGATTTGTGGCCATCTGCCACCCTCTGAATTATACAATCATCATGCACTCCAGATTCTGTCTTTTTCTCACTGTTTGCCCATGGGTTCTCAGCAATATTGTTGCCCTGACACATACTCTTCTGGCCAATCAATTGGTCTTCTGCAACCACAACACCATCCAACACTTCTTCTGTGACTTGGCCCCCCTGCTCAAACTTTCTTGCTCAGATGCAATGATCAATGAACTTGTGAAATTTATTGTGGGTTTATCAGTCATCACCTTTCCCTTTGTCCTTATCCTCTTCTCCTATGTCTGCATCATCAGGGATGTGCTGAGAATTTCATCCACAGAAGGAAAGTGGAAGGCCTTTTCTACCTGTGGTTCTCACCTGACAGTCGTAATACTCTTCTATGGGACTATTGTGGGGGTTTACTTTTTCCCTTCATCCACTCACCCTGAGGACACAGACAAGATTGGTGCAGTACTCTTCACTGTAGTAACACCCATGATGAACCCCTTTATCTATAGCCTGAGGAATAAGGACATGAAAAGTGCCCTGAGCAAGCTCATCAATAAAAGACATTTCCTCCCTTTGATGTTATGA
- the LOC131897026 gene encoding olfactory receptor 10Q1-like: protein MVAGKCFFNKSDPPEFVFRVFTNVPEFQALLFTLFLLLYLMILCGNTAIIWVVCTNSFLRTPMYFFLGSLSLVEICYITDVVPLMLSNILGAPKPMPLAACGTQMFFFSVFGCTDCFLLTVMAYDRYVAISHPLHYSLIMTQKLCIKMVLGSLGLALLLSLQLTVFTFTLPFCRHRLEINHFLCDVAPIMRLACADIHVSQAILYVVSILVLTVPFLLICISYVFIASTILRMRSAEGRQRAFSTCSSHLIVVLLQYGCCSLVYLRPRSSTSDDEARQIALVYTFGTPLLNPLIYTLRNKDVKGALRNSLFHKAVPDPS from the coding sequence ATGGTGGCTGGAAAGTGTTTCTTCAACAAATCCGACCCCCCAGAGTTCGTGTTCCGTGTATTCACCAATGTCCCTGAATTCCAGGCTCTCCTCTtcacccttttcctcctgctctATCTGATGATCCTCTGTGGCAACACTGCCATAATCTGGGTGGTGTGCACCAATAGTTTCCTACGCACACCCATGTATTTCTTCCTAGGCAGTCTGTCTCTCGTGGAAATCTGCTACATCACAGATGTGGTGCCCTTGATGCTTTCCAACATCCTTGGAGCCCCAAAGCCCATGCCGTTGGCTGCTTGTGGGAcacagatgtttttcttttctgtctttggcTGCACTGACTGTTTTCTCTTGACAGTCATGGCCTATGACAGATATGTTGCCATCAGCCACCCACTACACTACAGCCTCATCATGACCCAGAAGCTGTGTATTAAGATGGTGCTGGGCTCCTTGGGCCTGGCACTCCTTCTCTCCTTGCAGCTTACTGTCTTTACCTTTACATTGCCATTCTGTAGACATCGCCTGGAAATCAACCACTTCCTTTGTGATGTGGCTCCCATCATGCGCCTGGCCTGTGCTGACATCCATGTGAGCCAGGCAATCCTCTATGTAGTGAGCATCCTGGTGCTGACAGTCCCATTCCTGCTGATTTGCATCTCCTATGTGTTCATTGCGTCTACCATCCTGCGCATGCGCTCTGCAGAGGGTCGTCAGAGGGCCTTCTCCACCTGCTCCTCCCACCTCATTGTGGTTTTGCTACAATATGGCTGTTGTAGCCTGGTGTACCTGAGGCCCCGCTCCAGCACCTCAGATGATGAGGCCCGCCAAATTGCTCTGGTTTACACTTTTGGTACGCCGTTACTCAACCCTCTGATTTATACCCTTAGGAACAAAGATGTCAAAGGTGCACTGAGGAACTCTCTCTTCCATAAAGCAGTGCCTGACCCTAGTTGA